A genomic window from Aquitalea aquatilis includes:
- a CDS encoding MFS transporter — MKTDFSFFGSRRFLPLFGTQFLGAFNDNLLKTAIVVLISYHGLSLNGLSPELLVNMAAGVFILPFFLFSATAGKISERFDKAIIARWIKLAEIGIMLLAGSGFFLHSAGLLMSALFLMGCHSAFFGPLKYSVLPQYLDEHELVGGNGMIEMGTFLAILIGQIIGSLMTQGGPWITVGLLLGTAVCGWLFSRRMPTAPPGAPHLKLSFNFIGDSVRLVGEAWRIRDVRSAILGISWFWLMGAVYTTQLPTFTRLHLGGNADVYTVMLALFSIGIGLGSVICAKLSHGQLQLGLVLLGSAGMTLFGGDLALGAMSHYHGPLLALPDFLSQLSSWRHMLDVAMLGFFGGFFTVPLYTWLQVSSPDSFRSQAIAANNIINGFYMVAAALASVLVLKQFDNISYLLLGTAVLNILATAHLLLQAPIIWQQRSHWLKALLEDRR, encoded by the coding sequence GTGAAAACAGACTTCAGTTTTTTTGGCTCCCGCCGCTTTCTGCCCTTGTTCGGCACGCAGTTTCTGGGCGCATTCAATGACAACCTGCTGAAAACCGCCATCGTGGTGCTGATCAGCTACCACGGCCTCAGCCTGAATGGCTTGTCACCGGAACTGCTGGTGAATATGGCGGCCGGGGTATTCATCCTGCCCTTCTTCCTGTTCTCCGCCACGGCGGGCAAGATTTCCGAGCGCTTCGACAAGGCCATCATCGCCCGCTGGATCAAGCTGGCTGAAATCGGCATCATGCTGCTGGCTGGCAGCGGCTTTTTCCTGCACTCAGCCGGCCTGCTGATGTCTGCCCTGTTCCTGATGGGCTGCCACTCGGCGTTTTTTGGTCCGCTCAAGTATTCGGTGCTGCCGCAATATCTGGATGAGCACGAACTGGTGGGCGGCAACGGCATGATCGAGATGGGCACTTTTCTTGCCATCCTCATCGGCCAGATCATCGGCAGCCTGATGACCCAGGGCGGCCCGTGGATTACCGTTGGCCTGCTGCTGGGCACCGCCGTGTGCGGCTGGCTGTTCAGCCGCCGCATGCCAACCGCACCGCCCGGCGCGCCGCACCTGAAACTGTCCTTCAATTTCATCGGCGACTCGGTACGACTGGTTGGCGAGGCCTGGCGCATCCGCGATGTACGCAGTGCCATTCTCGGCATTTCCTGGTTCTGGCTGATGGGCGCGGTGTACACCACCCAGCTCCCCACCTTTACCCGCCTGCACCTGGGCGGCAATGCCGATGTCTATACCGTGATGCTGGCGCTGTTTTCCATCGGCATCGGCCTGGGTTCGGTGATTTGCGCCAAGTTGTCGCACGGCCAGTTGCAGCTTGGGCTGGTGTTGCTGGGTAGCGCCGGCATGACGCTGTTTGGCGGCGATCTGGCACTGGGTGCCATGTCGCATTACCACGGCCCCCTGTTGGCGCTGCCAGACTTCCTGAGCCAGCTCAGCAGCTGGCGTCACATGCTGGATGTCGCCATGCTGGGTTTCTTCGGCGGCTTCTTTACCGTGCCGCTCTACACCTGGCTGCAGGTGTCCAGCCCGGACAGCTTCCGCTCGCAAGCCATCGCCGCCAACAACATCATCAATGGTTTCTATATGGTGGCCGCAGCGCTGGCCAGCGTGCTGGTGCTCAAGCAGTTCGACAATATCTCCTACCTGCTGCTGGGCACCGCCGTGCTGAACATTCTGGCCACCGCCCACCTGCTGCTGCAGGCACCCATCATCTGGCAACAGCGCAGCCATTGGCTGAAAGCCCTGCTGGAAGACCGCCGCTAA
- a CDS encoding C69 family dipeptidase, which produces MSQIGRLSAISFAALTLLAAAEGTQACSSLLVGNKASADGSVIIARNEDYYINNWNKRLVLHAARNAEKDEVLSFKNGLKVPAPAHLLRYSGLMDWNGDTPSGDGLYEERGVNEHNVAVSASNSAEVNERAKKADPLIDSGVVEAAIPSLLLPQARSAREAVTLLAGYIDHYGAGEGNGVLIADQQEAWYMEIGSGHHYLAYRVPQDSYIMVANGLRLHDIDLDDSANVVASPGLADFVSKHGLLDKVDRRRFNFAKAFGVIGDRYNVDREWLGQHLLNPSLTQKIRQQQYPLTIKPEKAISVSDVARVLRARFDGTALASVKDADRPMGVDRTIETHIIQLRADMPAELAALTWQSFGSPAGALLLPLYEGALKDVPQPLRQGSASYDTVSAYWAFRANASLAQTQPAKYGPLLKAWQGKQEARLTTQQAAVDGMLRSLHATAPDAALAFANQWSNGMMLWGVQSARDLNATLLTDITKSTEKKYSPAELEKIKGL; this is translated from the coding sequence ATGTCTCAGATCGGCCGCTTATCTGCTATTTCATTTGCCGCACTCACCTTGCTGGCTGCTGCTGAAGGCACGCAGGCTTGCTCTTCCTTGCTGGTGGGCAACAAGGCCTCGGCTGATGGATCGGTCATCATTGCCCGCAACGAAGACTATTACATCAATAACTGGAACAAGCGGCTGGTGCTGCATGCGGCACGCAATGCGGAAAAAGACGAGGTCTTGAGCTTCAAGAACGGGCTCAAGGTGCCGGCACCGGCGCACTTGCTGCGCTATAGCGGGCTGATGGACTGGAATGGTGATACCCCAAGTGGCGACGGCCTGTACGAAGAACGCGGGGTCAATGAGCATAATGTGGCGGTATCTGCCAGCAATAGCGCGGAAGTGAACGAGCGCGCCAAGAAGGCCGACCCGCTGATCGATAGCGGCGTGGTGGAGGCAGCGATTCCCTCCTTGCTGCTGCCGCAGGCACGCAGCGCGCGTGAGGCGGTGACGCTGCTGGCCGGCTATATCGACCATTACGGCGCGGGTGAGGGCAATGGCGTGCTGATCGCCGACCAGCAGGAGGCCTGGTATATGGAAATCGGCTCCGGCCATCACTACCTTGCCTATCGCGTGCCGCAGGATAGCTACATCATGGTGGCCAACGGCTTGCGCTTGCATGATATCGATCTGGATGACAGCGCCAATGTAGTCGCCAGTCCTGGTCTGGCTGATTTCGTCAGCAAGCATGGCCTGCTGGACAAGGTGGATCGCCGCCGCTTCAATTTTGCCAAGGCCTTTGGCGTGATTGGCGATCGCTACAATGTGGATCGCGAATGGCTCGGCCAGCATCTGCTCAATCCCTCGCTCACCCAGAAAATCCGCCAGCAGCAGTATCCGCTGACCATCAAGCCCGAGAAGGCCATTTCGGTGAGTGATGTCGCCCGTGTGCTGCGCGCACGCTTTGATGGCACCGCGCTGGCCAGCGTCAAGGATGCCGACCGCCCGATGGGCGTGGATCGGACCATCGAAACCCACATCATTCAACTACGGGCGGACATGCCGGCCGAGCTGGCCGCGCTCACCTGGCAGTCATTTGGCAGCCCCGCCGGAGCGCTGTTGCTGCCGCTGTATGAAGGCGCGCTCAAGGACGTGCCGCAACCGCTGCGCCAGGGCTCGGCCAGCTACGATACCGTATCGGCGTATTGGGCTTTCCGCGCCAATGCCAGCCTGGCGCAGACCCAGCCGGCCAAGTACGGCCCCTTGCTCAAGGCCTGGCAGGGCAAGCAGGAAGCGCGGCTGACTACGCAGCAGGCCGCCGTGGATGGCATGTTGCGCAGCCTGCACGCCACTGCGCCGGACGCTGCGCTGGCATTTGCCAATCAGTGGAGCAACGGCATGATGCTGTGGGGTGTGCAATCGGCGCGTGACCTCAACGCCACTTTGCTGACGGATATCACCAAGTCCACCGAGAAGAAATACAGCCCGGCAGAACTGGAAAAGATCAAGGGACTGTAG
- the ccoS gene encoding cbb3-type cytochrome oxidase assembly protein CcoS has protein sequence MESLYLLIPLSIVLAFVIAVVFWWATRSGQFDDMEGPAHRILMDDDRPATPKAAPPTPPEADSRG, from the coding sequence ATGGAAAGTCTTTACCTGCTTATCCCGCTTAGCATCGTGCTGGCTTTTGTCATCGCCGTGGTGTTCTGGTGGGCTACCCGCTCCGGTCAGTTTGACGATATGGAAGGCCCGGCCCACCGCATCCTGATGGACGACGACCGCCCAGCCACGCCCAAAGCAGCCCCCCCCACCCCGCCCGAGGCCGACTCGCGCGGCTAG
- a CDS encoding heavy metal translocating P-type ATPase, with protein sequence MTDHCFHCGLPVPETVDFPVRYREKTEATCCAGCQAVAQTIIDSGLSDYYAHRTQGARQGEVLPADILQQIQLYDSEELQKSFVHVSAGQTREAALMLEGITCAACIWLNEQHIRQLPGVLAVDINYTSHRARVSWDNSRIRLSQILQAISAIGYRAHPYDAERQEALAQKQRKQAISRLWAAGLSMMQVMMYAVPVYLAPDGDIDPDFLWLLHWASLILTLPVMLYSAVPFYQNTWRDLKTGRVGMDTPVTIGIFTAFFASLWALINKIPHGVYFDSVSMFVFLLLGGRYLESIARRKAGEATESLVRLIPAFAHRANDWPASRDTAETTVAMLNSGDVILVKPGETIPGDGLVLDGHSAANESLISGESRPVSKQLGDAVVAGSVNTSSPLFIRISQTGQETRLAGIVRLLDKALAEKPRLAVAADRFASWFVALLLLAAAASYIAWHFIEPALALWIMVAVLVVSCPCALSLATPAALTAATGHLAALGVLTTRGHALETLAKVSDAVFDKTGTLTHGDMRLRAQQRLADLDDAVTLAIAAALEQASEHPVAQALKLAAADLPLPATERLDSTPGKGVEGEIAGQSWRLGSAEFINEWLPAPAQLPQDWHAHCTLVVLANRQAAQAVFAIGDTVRDDAAAMVQALRQRGIAIHLLSGDGAGAVQSLADSLGIADWHARATPEDKLAFVGQLQQAGKRVLMVGDGINDAPVLARADVSLAMGGGTDVARASGDMVLMGDQLALIPTALTLARKTLGVIRQNLWWAAGYNLLALPLAMTGHVTPWLASLGMAASSLIVVSNALRLVKRKS encoded by the coding sequence ATGACTGATCACTGCTTCCATTGCGGCCTGCCCGTCCCCGAGACTGTCGATTTTCCGGTGCGTTATCGCGAAAAGACCGAAGCCACCTGTTGCGCCGGCTGTCAGGCCGTCGCGCAGACCATTATCGACTCCGGGCTGTCCGACTACTACGCTCACCGCACGCAGGGTGCGCGCCAGGGCGAGGTATTGCCGGCCGATATTTTGCAGCAGATTCAGCTGTACGACTCGGAAGAATTGCAGAAAAGCTTTGTCCATGTCAGCGCAGGACAAACGCGCGAGGCCGCGCTGATGCTGGAAGGCATTACCTGCGCCGCCTGCATCTGGCTGAACGAGCAGCACATCCGCCAGTTGCCCGGCGTGCTGGCAGTGGACATCAACTATACCAGCCACCGTGCGCGGGTGAGCTGGGACAACAGCCGCATCCGGCTGTCGCAGATCCTGCAGGCTATCAGCGCCATCGGCTATCGCGCCCACCCTTACGATGCCGAACGGCAGGAAGCACTGGCACAGAAGCAGCGCAAGCAGGCCATCAGCCGGCTATGGGCCGCCGGCCTGTCGATGATGCAGGTGATGATGTACGCCGTGCCGGTGTACCTGGCACCAGATGGCGACATCGACCCGGACTTCCTGTGGCTGCTGCACTGGGCCAGCCTGATCCTTACCCTGCCGGTGATGCTGTACTCCGCCGTGCCTTTCTATCAGAACACCTGGCGCGACCTGAAAACCGGCCGCGTCGGCATGGACACCCCCGTCACCATCGGCATTTTCACCGCCTTTTTCGCCAGTCTGTGGGCGCTGATCAACAAGATTCCGCATGGCGTGTATTTCGACTCGGTATCGATGTTCGTCTTTTTGCTGCTGGGCGGGCGCTATCTGGAAAGCATCGCCCGGCGCAAGGCCGGCGAGGCCACCGAAAGCCTGGTGCGTTTGATCCCGGCCTTTGCCCACCGCGCCAACGACTGGCCGGCCAGCCGCGATACCGCAGAAACCACGGTAGCCATGCTCAATTCCGGCGACGTGATTCTGGTGAAACCGGGCGAAACCATTCCCGGCGATGGCCTGGTGCTGGATGGCCACAGCGCCGCCAATGAATCACTGATCAGCGGCGAAAGCCGCCCGGTCAGCAAGCAGCTCGGCGATGCCGTGGTGGCCGGCAGCGTCAATACCAGCAGCCCGCTGTTTATCCGCATCAGCCAGACCGGGCAGGAAACCCGGCTGGCCGGCATTGTCCGTCTGCTGGACAAGGCGCTGGCAGAGAAGCCGCGACTGGCGGTGGCGGCCGACCGCTTTGCCAGCTGGTTTGTCGCCCTGCTGCTACTGGCAGCGGCCGCCAGCTATATCGCCTGGCACTTTATCGAGCCGGCCCTGGCACTGTGGATCATGGTGGCGGTACTGGTCGTCTCCTGCCCCTGCGCACTGTCGCTGGCCACTCCGGCTGCGCTGACCGCTGCCACTGGGCACCTCGCTGCACTGGGCGTACTGACCACCCGTGGCCACGCTCTGGAAACACTGGCCAAGGTTAGCGACGCGGTATTCGACAAGACCGGCACCCTGACTCATGGCGATATGCGACTCAGAGCGCAGCAGCGGCTGGCCGATCTGGACGATGCCGTAACACTGGCCATCGCCGCCGCACTGGAACAGGCATCGGAACATCCGGTGGCGCAGGCACTGAAGCTGGCGGCAGCCGACCTGCCGCTGCCAGCAACGGAACGGCTGGACAGCACGCCGGGCAAGGGTGTGGAGGGCGAAATCGCCGGCCAATCCTGGCGGCTGGGTTCGGCAGAATTCATTAATGAATGGCTGCCGGCACCTGCGCAGCTGCCACAGGACTGGCATGCCCACTGCACCCTAGTGGTGTTGGCCAACCGACAGGCGGCACAGGCGGTATTTGCCATTGGCGACACGGTACGCGATGACGCCGCCGCCATGGTGCAAGCCTTGCGCCAACGCGGCATTGCCATTCACCTGCTCAGTGGCGATGGTGCTGGCGCGGTGCAAAGCCTGGCCGACAGCCTGGGCATTGCCGACTGGCACGCCCGCGCCACGCCGGAAGACAAGCTGGCCTTTGTCGGCCAGTTGCAGCAAGCCGGCAAACGGGTGCTGATGGTGGGTGATGGCATCAATGATGCGCCGGTGCTGGCCCGCGCCGATGTATCGCTGGCCATGGGTGGCGGCACCGACGTGGCCCGCGCCAGCGGCGACATGGTGCTGATGGGCGATCAGCTGGCGCTGATTCCGACAGCATTGACACTGGCGCGCAAGACGCTGGGCGTAATCAGGCAAAACCTGTGGTGGGCAGCCGGGTATAATCTGCTGGCGCTGCCACTGGCGATGACTGGCCACGTTACTCCATGGCTGGCCAGCCTGGGGATGGCCGCCAGCTCGCTCATCGTGGTGAGCAATGCCCTGCGACTCGTCAAACGGAAATCCTGA
- a CDS encoding NAD(P)H-quinone oxidoreductase: protein MMQAILQSAPGGADTLYLGETARPQRQTGQLLVQVMAAGVNRADIVQRSGHYPPPPGASSILGLEVAGVVIEADAGSRFREGDAVFGLIAGGGYAECAVLDEALAIAKPDAMSWVEAASLPEVWMTAWLNLVQVGQLQAGQNILIHAGASGVGATAIQLARWLGAHPFASAGSADKLAFCQELGAEQVFNYKALPAFSSKVREWGGVDVILDPIGASYLAENMASLKQDGRLVNIGLMGGNKAELNLGLLLVKRLSLIGSTLRSQPLTAKARLAQALEREVLPALLAGQLQLTLDSSYPWQQAADAHAHMEANANLGKVVLTFFPVMTP from the coding sequence ATGATGCAGGCGATATTGCAAAGCGCACCCGGTGGTGCGGATACCCTTTATCTGGGAGAAACCGCCAGGCCGCAGCGCCAGACTGGCCAGCTATTGGTGCAGGTGATGGCGGCCGGGGTGAATCGTGCCGACATCGTGCAACGCAGCGGGCATTATCCGCCGCCGCCGGGTGCCAGCAGCATTCTTGGTCTGGAAGTGGCTGGGGTGGTAATCGAGGCGGATGCTGGCAGTCGCTTTCGGGAAGGCGATGCGGTATTCGGCCTGATCGCCGGTGGCGGCTATGCCGAATGCGCCGTGCTGGACGAGGCGCTGGCCATTGCCAAGCCGGATGCCATGTCGTGGGTGGAGGCTGCCAGCCTGCCGGAAGTGTGGATGACCGCCTGGCTGAATCTGGTGCAGGTGGGGCAATTGCAAGCCGGGCAAAATATCCTGATCCATGCTGGTGCCAGCGGCGTCGGGGCCACGGCCATCCAGTTGGCGCGATGGTTGGGCGCGCACCCCTTTGCCAGCGCCGGCAGTGCCGACAAGCTGGCCTTCTGCCAGGAACTGGGGGCGGAGCAGGTATTCAATTACAAGGCGCTGCCGGCCTTTTCTTCCAAGGTCAGGGAGTGGGGCGGGGTGGATGTGATTCTCGACCCGATCGGTGCCTCCTATCTGGCCGAAAACATGGCCAGCCTGAAGCAGGATGGCCGACTGGTGAATATCGGCCTGATGGGCGGCAACAAGGCCGAGCTCAATCTGGGCTTGCTGCTGGTCAAGCGGCTGTCACTGATTGGCTCCACCCTGCGTTCACAGCCGCTGACAGCGAAGGCCCGTCTGGCGCAGGCGCTGGAGCGGGAGGTGTTGCCAGCCTTGCTGGCCGGCCAGCTGCAACTGACGCTGGATAGCAGCTACCCCTGGCAACAGGCGGCGGACGCGCATGCCCACATGGAGGCCAATGCCAATCTGGGCAAGGTGGTATTGACCTTCTTTCCTGTCATGACGCCGTAA
- the typA gene encoding translational GTPase TypA, with protein MTRQIRNIAIIAHVDHGKTTLVDQLLRQSGTFRENQQVDERVMDSNDLEKERGITILAKNTAIEYEGVHINIVDTPGHADFGGEVERVLGMVDGVLLLVDAVEGPMPQTRFVTKKALALGLRPIVVINKVDRPGARPDWVVDQTFDLFDKLGATDEQLDFPIIYASGLNGFAKLELDQESDNMRPLFETVLKHVPTPPGDPEAPLQLQVSALDYSTYTGRLGVGRVLNGRIKPGQQVVVMNHEVQVASGRINQVLGYQGLERVPVEEAEAGDIIIISGLDDIGIGVTICDKEQPVGLPMVAVDEPTLTMDFMVNSSPLAGTEGKFVTSRQIRDRLTKELLTNVALRVEETEDSDVFRVSGRGELHLTILLESMRREGFEMAVAKPRVVYKEVNGEKCEPYENLSIDLEDDHQGGIMEEIGRRRGELTNMESDGLGRTRLEYHIPARGLIGFQSDFMTMTRGTGLMSHVFDDYGPVKPDMPGRHNGVLVSQENGEAVAYALWKLEDRGRMFVSPGDKLYEGMIIGIHSRDNDLVVNPVKGKQLTNVRASGTDEAVRLTTPMKMTLESAVEFIDDDELVEITPKSIRIRKRYLQENERRKMNKQAS; from the coding sequence ATGACACGACAGATTCGTAATATTGCCATTATTGCCCACGTGGACCATGGCAAAACCACCCTCGTTGACCAGTTGCTGCGCCAGTCCGGCACCTTCCGCGAGAACCAGCAGGTAGATGAACGCGTAATGGACAGCAACGATCTTGAAAAAGAGCGTGGCATTACCATTCTGGCCAAGAACACCGCCATCGAATACGAAGGCGTGCACATCAATATCGTGGACACTCCGGGACACGCCGACTTCGGTGGTGAAGTGGAGCGCGTACTGGGCATGGTAGACGGCGTACTGCTGCTGGTGGATGCCGTTGAAGGCCCGATGCCGCAAACCCGTTTCGTGACCAAGAAAGCCCTGGCTCTGGGCCTGCGTCCGATCGTGGTGATCAACAAGGTTGACCGTCCGGGCGCCCGTCCGGACTGGGTGGTAGACCAAACTTTCGACCTATTCGACAAGCTGGGCGCCACCGACGAACAACTGGACTTCCCCATCATCTATGCTTCCGGCCTGAACGGCTTTGCCAAGCTGGAACTGGATCAAGAGTCCGACAACATGCGTCCGCTGTTCGAAACCGTGCTCAAGCACGTGCCGACCCCGCCGGGCGATCCGGAAGCGCCGCTGCAACTGCAAGTTTCCGCGCTGGACTATTCCACCTACACCGGCCGCCTGGGCGTTGGTCGTGTACTGAATGGCCGCATCAAGCCGGGTCAGCAAGTTGTGGTGATGAACCATGAAGTACAAGTAGCCTCTGGCCGTATCAACCAGGTGCTGGGCTACCAGGGTCTGGAACGCGTACCGGTTGAAGAAGCCGAAGCTGGCGACATCATCATCATTTCCGGCCTGGACGATATCGGTATCGGCGTCACCATCTGTGACAAGGAACAACCGGTAGGCCTGCCGATGGTGGCCGTGGACGAACCGACCCTGACCATGGACTTCATGGTGAACTCCTCGCCGCTGGCCGGCACCGAAGGCAAGTTCGTTACCAGCCGTCAGATCCGTGACCGCCTGACCAAGGAACTGCTGACCAACGTTGCGCTGCGTGTTGAAGAAACCGAAGACTCCGACGTGTTCCGCGTATCCGGTCGTGGCGAACTGCACCTGACCATCCTGCTGGAAAGCATGCGTCGCGAAGGCTTCGAAATGGCCGTGGCCAAGCCGCGCGTGGTGTACAAGGAAGTGAACGGCGAGAAGTGCGAGCCGTACGAAAACCTGTCCATCGACCTGGAAGATGATCACCAGGGCGGCATCATGGAAGAAATCGGTCGTCGCCGTGGCGAACTGACCAATATGGAATCTGACGGCCTGGGTCGTACCCGCCTGGAATACCATATTCCGGCACGTGGCCTGATCGGCTTCCAGTCCGACTTCATGACCATGACGCGCGGTACCGGCCTGATGAGCCACGTATTCGACGACTACGGCCCGGTTAAGCCGGACATGCCGGGTCGCCACAATGGCGTGCTGGTTTCCCAGGAAAACGGCGAAGCCGTTGCCTACGCACTGTGGAAGCTGGAAGATCGCGGCCGCATGTTCGTCTCCCCGGGCGACAAGCTGTATGAAGGCATGATCATCGGCATTCACAGCCGCGACAACGACCTGGTGGTTAACCCGGTCAAGGGCAAGCAGCTGACCAACGTGCGCGCTTCCGGTACTGACGAAGCCGTTCGTCTGACCACCCCGATGAAGATGACTCTGGAATCGGCAGTGGAATTCATCGATGATGACGAGCTGGTAGAAATCACGCCGAAGTCCATCCGCATCCGCAAGCGTTACCTGCAAGAGAACGAACGCCGCAAGATGAACAAGCAAGCTTCCTGA
- a CDS encoding M15 family metallopeptidase: MHITTIQLEDVLAHPEYISIHQMPGIHLDLRYAGVDNFIGHNLYGDFDGGLLHSQAASQLARAATILQAERPGWRLRVLDALRPGRVQRLLWDRVKGTPQHIYVADPARGSIHSFGMAVDVTLENEHGQEQDMGTRFDDFSLLAQPCQERQMLQAGLLDHQQLKQRQLLRSCMQQAGFHGIASEWWHFEAADRGWIRANMLLVE; encoded by the coding sequence ATGCACATCACCACCATCCAGCTGGAAGACGTACTCGCCCATCCGGAATACATCTCAATCCACCAGATGCCAGGCATCCACCTGGATTTACGCTATGCCGGCGTGGACAACTTCATCGGACACAATCTGTATGGTGATTTTGATGGTGGCCTGCTGCACAGCCAGGCCGCCAGTCAATTGGCTCGCGCGGCGACAATCCTGCAAGCGGAACGACCGGGCTGGCGCTTGCGGGTACTGGATGCACTACGACCCGGGCGGGTGCAGCGCCTGCTGTGGGACCGGGTGAAAGGCACGCCGCAGCATATCTACGTAGCCGACCCGGCGCGTGGTTCAATCCACAGCTTTGGCATGGCGGTGGATGTGACACTAGAAAACGAGCACGGGCAGGAGCAGGACATGGGCACCCGCTTTGATGATTTCTCGCTGCTGGCACAGCCCTGCCAGGAAAGGCAGATGTTGCAGGCCGGCCTGCTCGACCATCAGCAGCTCAAGCAGCGCCAGCTGCTGCGCAGCTGTATGCAGCAAGCGGGTTTTCATGGCATCGCCAGCGAATGGTGGCACTTCGAGGCGGCTGATCGTGGCTGGATTCGCGCCAATATGCTGCTGGTGGAATAA
- a CDS encoding ABC transporter substrate-binding protein — MKLHKLLLAACLSAAALPALAAKPLVFCAETAPEGFDPALWDSASTYNVTRQIFQGLVAFKRGGVEIVPALASKWEISADGLSYTFHLRKVVKFQHTDYFSPKRMFSADDVVFTVQRWIKPELPFNAAFKTQLLGPANYGIAQSVASVQKIDSYTVRLQLKERNATFLSFLAMGFAGMQSAEYADHLLQQNRAADINQQPVGTGPYQFKSYAKDSAVRLLANPDYWGRPQLTRSLIFAIVTDPQVRIQKLKGNECQLAAAVREADLDGLQTDRNIKVDSTGAMNISYLAYNLKRPQLASRDVRVALDIAIDRDALFKALFPKGGATQAVNPFPPAVWGWNGKTRNEYNPARARQLLAKAGYPDGFSINLWALPVQRPTNPNGKLMAQMIQQDWARIGVKANIQSYEWGEYLKRAGQGEHDVYMSGLTSDSGDPDDFLWTSLSCSVSKNGQRFCNQEFDQLLLKARQTNDRKQRTAYYLKAQDIFKRERPWITMAHSRIYIPMRKEVQGFVMNPNGSFGFEDVYVK, encoded by the coding sequence ATGAAATTGCACAAGCTGCTGCTGGCGGCGTGCCTGAGCGCTGCAGCCTTGCCGGCATTGGCCGCCAAGCCTCTGGTGTTCTGCGCGGAGACAGCACCGGAAGGCTTTGATCCGGCGTTATGGGATAGCGCGTCCACTTATAATGTGACACGGCAGATTTTCCAGGGTCTGGTTGCCTTCAAGCGCGGCGGGGTGGAAATCGTACCGGCACTGGCCAGCAAATGGGAAATATCGGCAGACGGGCTGAGCTATACCTTTCATCTGCGCAAGGTGGTGAAATTTCAGCACACAGACTATTTCAGCCCGAAGCGTATGTTTTCGGCGGATGACGTGGTGTTCACCGTGCAGCGCTGGATCAAGCCCGAGCTGCCATTCAATGCTGCATTCAAGACCCAGCTACTGGGGCCGGCCAATTACGGGATCGCCCAGTCGGTAGCCAGCGTGCAGAAAATCGACTCCTACACGGTGCGACTGCAGCTGAAAGAGCGCAATGCCACCTTTCTGAGCTTCCTGGCCATGGGCTTTGCCGGCATGCAGTCAGCCGAGTACGCAGACCACCTGCTGCAGCAGAACCGCGCTGCCGACATCAACCAGCAACCAGTCGGCACCGGGCCATACCAGTTCAAGAGCTATGCCAAGGATTCGGCCGTACGCCTGCTGGCCAATCCGGACTACTGGGGGCGGCCGCAACTCACCCGCAGCCTGATTTTCGCCATCGTCACCGACCCGCAGGTGCGTATCCAGAAGCTGAAAGGCAATGAATGTCAGCTGGCCGCTGCTGTGCGCGAGGCGGATCTGGACGGACTGCAAACCGACCGCAACATCAAGGTCGACAGTACCGGGGCCATGAATATTTCCTACCTGGCCTACAACCTGAAACGGCCACAGCTGGCCAGTCGTGATGTGCGGGTAGCGCTGGATATCGCCATTGATCGCGACGCCCTGTTCAAGGCGCTGTTTCCCAAAGGTGGTGCCACGCAGGCGGTCAATCCGTTTCCGCCGGCGGTATGGGGCTGGAATGGCAAAACCCGCAATGAATACAATCCGGCGCGCGCGCGCCAGTTGCTGGCCAAGGCAGGCTACCCGGATGGCTTCAGCATCAATCTGTGGGCCTTGCCGGTGCAGCGGCCAACCAACCCCAATGGCAAGCTGATGGCGCAGATGATCCAGCAAGACTGGGCCAGGATAGGCGTCAAGGCCAATATCCAGAGTTATGAGTGGGGCGAGTATCTGAAACGGGCGGGGCAGGGCGAGCATGATGTCTACATGAGTGGCCTGACCAGCGACTCCGGCGATCCGGATGATTTTCTGTGGACTTCACTCTCCTGCAGCGTCAGCAAGAATGGCCAGCGTTTTTGCAATCAGGAATTTGACCAGCTATTGCTGAAAGCCCGGCAGACCAACGACCGCAAGCAGCGCACGGCTTACTACCTGAAAGCGCAGGACATTTTCAAACGCGAACGGCCGTGGATCACCATGGCGCATTCGCGCATTTACATTCCAATGCGCAAGGAAGTACAGGGCTTTGTGATGAATCCGAACGGTTCGTTCGGCTTTGAGGATGTCTATGTGAAATAG